Part of the Microcoleus sp. AS-A8 genome, ACGAATCTATAAAGGGGTATTAGTCTGCAACGGGCATCACTGGTGCAAACGTTTTCCCAAATTTGAGGGAGAATTTAGCGGAGAGATTATCCATTCCAAAGATTACAAACGACCCGAACAGTTGCGTGGTAAACGAGTTTTGGTGATTGGTGGCGGGAACTCAGCCTGTGATATCGCAGCAGAAGCGGCACGGGTAGGAGCCAAGTGTGTTTTGAGTATGCGCGAATCGGTATGGTTCATCCCTAAAACCTTTGCCGGGGTTCCGGTTGCCGATTTGGGTAAATCATGGATGCCACCGCTGCCAGCATGGTTCGGTCGCTTAATGGTGTATTGGGTGATACGCCTGACATTTGGTCAGCACTCCGACTATGGTTTACCCAAACCCAACCATCGAATTTTCGAGAAACACCCAACTCTCAACAGTGAGGTACCGTACTACATCAAACATGGTCGTATTATTCCCAAGCCTGCTGTGCGTCAGCTTAATGGTTGGAACGTTGAGTTTGTCGATGGTAGTTGTGAGGAATTTGACTTAATTGTTTGTGCAACGGGCTTTTACGTTGCCTACCCCTTCTTAGCTCAAGAACTTCAGCGGGTTGAAGGAGCGGTCGTTAAATGTTATGGGGGTTCGTTTCTTGACGACTACAAGGGACTTTATTACATCGGTTGGGAACAAATTCGGGGAGGGGTTGGCTCGCTCGTTGCAGCTTATGGTCCACTGTTCGCCCGTTATCTCAAACTCCAGGATGAAATCAATGTGCCGCTTGGTTTAGTTTTCAAAGAAATGGGGCAACAGCTACCGACAACCCATCTCGCCGATCCACAAAAGATTTTTAGACAATTCCAGGCTGCTAACGCCTCCTTTAACAAGATTGTCAAAAAAGCCCATCAAGTTGATGCCCAATATCCCAACTTTAGTAACCGCCCACTCCAAAAGTAAAAAAACCTGGCTTCCAGAGCCAGGTTATGGTTCGATTCTCGCTTCCAATTTCTCAATCTCCTCACAAACCAGCGGCTTTTAACCGCTCTTCGTGGTATTTCCATCTAACGTCCACTGCCCCGATTGTCATCCTCGTCCTCATACCCACCAGTAAGAGTGCTGAGTAACGGGTTATATACAACAAGGGTAGGGTTTTCACGCCAAA contains:
- a CDS encoding NAD(P)-binding domain-containing protein: MVQVVTNSLQAPQRLDTTQKHLIIGAGFVGLGMAQALKAAGIPYDQVDASDDIGGNWYHGVYETAHIISSRKITQFTHFPMPEDYPDFPSAQNMRDYLNAFADHFELREPIELNRTVSDVRPIENNLWEVTFADGEQRIYKGVLVCNGHHWCKRFPKFEGEFSGEIIHSKDYKRPEQLRGKRVLVIGGGNSACDIAAEAARVGAKCVLSMRESVWFIPKTFAGVPVADLGKSWMPPLPAWFGRLMVYWVIRLTFGQHSDYGLPKPNHRIFEKHPTLNSEVPYYIKHGRIIPKPAVRQLNGWNVEFVDGSCEEFDLIVCATGFYVAYPFLAQELQRVEGAVVKCYGGSFLDDYKGLYYIGWEQIRGGVGSLVAAYGPLFARYLKLQDEINVPLGLVFKEMGQQLPTTHLADPQKIFRQFQAANASFNKIVKKAHQVDAQYPNFSNRPLQK